Within the Acidobacteriota bacterium genome, the region CGAGGGCCGGCAGGCTCGAAGCTGATTGGCTCCGTGCCCTGCGCCAGGCAGCGACGGAAGTGGTCCAGCGACAGATCCAGGAGGACGCGGTCCGTCTCCTCGACAAAGTGCCGGTAGCGAATCCTCGACTCGATGCCGGGTGTGCCCAGCTCTTCAATCCGGGTGTCGATCACCTCGCCCTGCTGCATGCGTTCCTCCATCGATTGAGTTTCGCCATCGGCCGGTTCCGCTTGGAAACCGATGCCGCCGCCACCCTAGCGGTTCCAGTCCACCGGTGATGTGCGGATCTCGCCGAAGCGATCCAGATATTTCAGGTGCCCGTGATCCCGGCCGTATTCGAACACCTGACGGGTGATGTCCACATCGTCCCGGCAATAGCGCTCAATCAAATCGAAGCGCCCCTCCTTGTACCAGCGCAGCGCGTCCAGCCCCTGACCGGATTTTCCCCGGCCCAGCGTGGCTTTGGCGATGCTGTCCAGGCTCACGCGAAAGCCCCACTGCTGGGCGATTTTTTCCAGCAGGTCCAGGGTCTTCCTGGCGCCGAGTTGGCGGAAGTCCACATCCGACCGATACCCCCGCAGGACCGCGTAGTCAAAGATCTTAATATTGAACCCGATCACCCGAGTGGCGGCGAGCAGCTCATCCACCAGCCGGCCCGCATCCGCTTCGCGGAAAGTGGTAAACTCGCCGGTGGAGTAATCGTACAGGACCGCCAGCGACAGTTTGAGTTGATGGATGTTCTGCTTGCCGCCGACTTCTTGGAAACTGCGCTGGGTCTCCAGGTCGAACACGACCTCGCGTTCGGCCGGTCCAAAGAGACTGCGTTGCAATGATGCCATGTGGAATCCTGTGGTATGCGGGTTGTTGCGCAGGTGCAGCCGGCAGCAGGGTCGCCGCGCTCCAACGCGCCGGCGCTCACTGCCCCGGCGGCGGCTGCCGATCCGGCCGGCTGGCCGACGCTGCCTCG harbors:
- a CDS encoding helicase, with protein sequence MASLQRSLFGPAEREVVFDLETQRSFQEVGGKQNIHQLKLSLAVLYDYSTGEFTTFREADAGRLVDELLAATRVIGFNIKIFDYAVLRGYRSDVDFRQLGARKTLDLLEKIAQQWGFRVSLDSIAKATLGRGKSGQGLDALRWYKEGRFDLIERYCRDDVDITRQVFEYGRDHGHLKYLDRFGEIRTSPVDWNR